CGACGGGGCCGGCCTGAGCCTGCCCGGCGCGGGACCGGACGCGGACGGGGTGCCGGTCGTAGCCGACCTGGTCGGATTCGCGGACACCGCGATGCTCGTCGGCGGGCTCGTGGCCCGAGGCCGGCACTTCGTCGTGGCCGCACCCGGCGACCTCGTCGTCCTCCCGGACCGGGCCGCGTCCGGGGCGTCCGGCGGATGGGCCGGTACCGGCTCCGCGCCCGCTCTCCAGCCGCGACAGCGGACCGCCGGCGGTCCGCTGCCCGCCCGTGACCTGCTCACCGCGCATGACGTCCGGTCGCCGCACCAGCCCCCCGCGGCGGCGTCCGTGGTGCAGGTCCGCCTCCCCGGCATCCCCGTACCGCTCAGGCTGCTGGGGGAGCGCAGGCCGGACGGGTCCGGCGGCGACCGGTTCTGGCTCACCGACCTCGTGGACCGGCCGGCCCACGAGGCTCTGACACTGGCCCGGCTGCACACGGGCGCCGCCGACACCATGGACCGGCTGGCCGACGACTTCGGACTGCGCGCCTTCGAAGGGCGCTCGTACCCCGGCTGGCACCACCACATGACGCTGGTCTCCGCCGCCTTCGCCTACGGCACCCTCGGCCGCGCCGGAGCGCCCCCCTCCCACCCCGCCCGGGCCTCACGCGGACCACAGGCCGGCCGGCCCCCACGCCGCGCACGGACCCTGACGACACCGACACGAACGGGATGCTCCTGATGGCCCTCCCCAAGGCGTTCTGGCTGCTGTGGTGCGGGCAGACCGTCAGCCGGCTCGGCACGCTCGCCCCCGCCTTCCTCGTCCTCTACCTGGAGCAGAACCACCTCGTCGCACCCGGCACGACACCGCTCGTCGTCGGACTCTTCGGGGCCGGTGTGGTGCTGTCCGGGCTGGTGGGAGGGGCGGTCGCCGATCTGATCGGGCCGCGCCGGACCATCGTCGCGGCGCAGCCGTTCACCGCGGGGATGGCGCTGCTGTTCGCCGTCGCCGACCATGTGGCCGCACTGTGCGCGCTGTCGTTGATCACCGGGTTCCTGTCCGCCGTCGACCGGCCGGCCGGCGCCGGACTGATCTCGGCGATCGTGCCACAGGAGCAGTTCTCGAAGGCGTACAGCCTCTTCCTGGTGGGCTTCAACATCGGCATGTCGCTCAGCCCCGTACTCTCCGGGTTCCTGCTCGAAGTCAGCCCCGCAGCCCTCTTCGTCGTCTGGGCGGCCTCCAGCCTGATCTACGCCGCCCTGGTGTTCGCGGTGCCCGCCGACCCACCGTCCCGGGCAGCCGACCGGCCCGCCGGTGCCGCGGCCGCCCTGAAATCGGCCGCGCGCGGCATCGCCGAACCCTTCCGCACTCCCGTCCTCGTCGCCTTCCTGCTGCTGACGTTCCTGCTGGCCTGCATCTACCTCCAGGTCAACTCCGCGCTGCCGCTCGACATGCGGGACAGCGGACTGACCGCCGGGGGCATCGGATTCGTCCTCGCGGCCAACGCGGTGCTGTCCGTCCTGCTGCTGCCGCTGGTGCCCCGGCTCGTCGGCGGGATGCGCGCACACGTCCCGCTGATCCTGGCCGCCGCCTTCATGGCCGTCGGCTTCGGCGCCAACGTCCTGGCCGACAGCATGGTCTCCTTCACGCTCGCCACCGTCGTGTGGACGCTCGGAGAGGTGCTGTGGGCCCCGATGTCCGCGACCTTCATCGCCGACCGGGCGCCCGCCGGACGCAGCGGCGCCTACCAGGGCTCCTACTTCTTCGCCTGGAACGCGGCGTTCGTGGTCGGCGGCCCCGCCGGCCTCGCCCTCGCCCACACTCACGGCTACGGGGCGCTGTGGATGTCCGTCCTCGGCCTCGGGTGCGTGGTGACGCTCGGCTTTGCACTGCTGCCGCGGCTGACGGGCTTCGTGACCAGGCCGGCTCCCTCAAGTGACCACAGGGACGACCAGGTGACCACCGTGACGACCAAGTGACCATCGCGACGACCCAGGTGACCACCGCGACAACCACGTGACCACCGCGACGCCGCGTCAACCAGGTGACCACCGCGTCAACCAAGTGACCACCGCGACACCGCAGAACAGCTGACCCGAGAGACAAGGTGACCCAGCATGTCCGCACCGACCACCCGCACCGCCCTGCTGATCGGGGCTGCCGGAGGCATCCTCAAGGAGGTCTCGCGCGAGCTCGCCGAACAGGGCCACACCCTCGTCCTGTTCGACCGCGACGCGGAGGCCGTGAACCGGCTCGCCGACGAACTGGGCCGGCTCACCAAGGTCGAGGCCGTCGTCGGCGACATCACCGACATCCCCGCCGCGGAAGGCCAGTTGACCGACATCGTCGACCGGTTCGCCCCGTCGATCCTGGTCAACGGCGTCGGCGGCGACACCCGCGTCATCGGCTACGCCGACCTGACCCGGGACCACTTCGACCAGACGTACCTGGAGAACGTGGTCAGCAGCTGGATCGCGGTCAAGGTGTGCGCCCCGCGGATGGCCGCCGACGGCTACGGCCGCATCGTCAACTTCGCCTCGGCAGGCGGCCGTACGTACAGCCACTTCAACAACGCGGCGTACGTCGGCGCCAAGGCCGCCGTGATCGGCATGACCAAGCAGCTGGGCTACGAGCTGGCCGGCACCGGCGTGGTGGCCAACGTCGTGGCGCACGGACCGATCGGGACCGACCGGGTGGCCGGCGCCTTCGAGCGGCGCACCGAGGAGTCCAAGAAGGACGTCATGTCCCGGCTGCCCATGGGGCGGTACGGCACGGTCGCCGAGGCCGTCGGCAGCGTGCTCCACCTCTGCTCCGAGAGCGCCGGCTACTCGACCGGTTCCGTCATCGACATCAACGGCGGCCTCTACATGTGAGTCCGGCTCTCCATGTGAGTCCGGCCGACACCCCCCGCCCCAGGAGGCACCCATGGCGAAGTTCGTCGTCGAACTCGAGTACAACGTCGACCGCGCGGGCCGCGAGCCCCTGCACCGTGCCCATACCGACTACCTGCGCACCCTCACCGACAGCGGCGTGCTCCTGCTCGCCGGTCCGCTCCAGGACACCAACGCCGGCCTGCTGGTCTACGAGGCCGAGGACCGCGACCGGCTCGAGGAGATCCTGGCCGCGGAGCCCTACGTCCAGGGCGGCATCGTCTGCCGGGTCCGTGTCCGCCAGTGGGCCCCCGGCAAGGGCGCGTGGATCACCGCGCCCTTGCCCGCGCCCTCGGCCGCCTGACGCCCCGCACCCACCCGTCCCGCTCCCACGCCTGTCACCCGGAAGGATCCGACTGACGTGTCCACAACGCCAGTTCCGCAGGACACCGCCCTGCCCCGTGAAGCGCTGCACGCCGCCATCGTCGACCCGGCCATGGACTCGATGCGCCTGCTCAGCGAGACGGCGATGAGGTTCCCCGAAGCCCTGTCGTTCTCGTCGGGAGCGCCGCACGACGGCACCCACGACCTCGCGAAGCTCTCGTACTACGTCGACCGGTACATCACGCACATGCGCCGGCAGGGAGTGCCCGAACAGCGCATCACCCGCCTGCACTTCCAGTACGGACCCGTCAACGGGTTCATCCAGGAAGAGGTCGCCCGGATGCTCGCCCGGGACGAGGACATCGATGTCGACGCCGACGCGATCATGATCACGCACGGTTTCCAGGAGGCGGCGCTCGTCGCCCTGCGCGGACTGTTCCGGTCACCGGACGACGTGCTGCTGTCCGTGTCCCCCGCGTACGTCGGCATCCGGGGCGCCGCCCGCATGCTGGACATTCCGGTGCGAGGCATCACCGAGGGACCCGACGGCCTCGAACCCGAGGCCGTGGCCGCCGCCGTGCGTGCCGTGCGCGCCGAGGGCAGGCGTCCTACCGCGCTCTACCTGGTCCCCGACTTCTCCAACCCCTCGGGCACCGTCGTCCCGCTTGAGGCACGCAGGCGACTGCTCGAGCTGGCCGCCGAAGAGGGGTTCACCATCCTGGAGGACAACCCGTACGGGCTGTTCGCGAGCGACGAGGAGCGGCTGCCGACCCTGAAGTCGCTGGACACCCGCGGCGATGTCGTCTACCTGGGCTCCTTCGCGAAGGCCGCGTTCCCCGGCGCCCGCCTGGGCTACCTGGTGGGCGATCGCGAGGTCGTCGGCGAGGACGGTGTGCGGCGCACCCTCGCCCAGGAGCTCTCCAAGGCCAAGGCGATGTTCACGGTCGGCTCGTCCTCGCTCTCCCAGGCGGCGATCGGCGGCATCCTCGTCGACGCCGACCACGACCTGCGCTCCGCCACCCGGGATCTGGCCGCCGTCTACCAGGAACGGCTCGCCGCCACCCTCGCCGCCCTCGCCGAGCACTTCCCGCCGGAGCGCTACGCCGAGCACGGGGTGCGCTGGAACCGCCCGCGCGGCGGGTTCTTCCTGGTCGTCGAGGTGCCCTTCGAGGCCGACCTGGCCGCCATGGAACGGTCGGCGCGCGACTACGCGGTCAGCTGGGCCCCGATGAGCATGTTCCACCTCGACGGCGGCGGCGAACGCGCCCTGCGCCTCGGTTTCAGCAACCTCACCCCCGCCGCGATCCGCGAGGGCATCGCCCGCCTCGCCCGCTTCGTCGAGGCCGAGTCCGAGTCCGAGTCCGAGGCCGAATACGAATCCGAGGCCGCGTTCGGATCCACGTCCCTGCCCGAGTTCGTGTCCGCATCGGAGGCTCACGCATGAGCACCGCGTTCCCCACGTCCACCGCGGGCGGCCCGCGCCGTGTCGCCGTCGTCGTCGACGGCTACTCCGCCGGCAACTTCTACCCCGCCGCCTTCGCCGCGTGCGACACGGCCGTCGTCCACGTCCAGAGCACCCCGGAGCTGATCCCGGCCATGGCGCCGCCGGATCTCACCGCGTACGAGCAGACCGTCGTCGCCACCGACGAGGCCGCACTCGTCGAGGTGCTGCGCGGCCTCGACCCGGTGTGCGTGATCGCCGGCCAGGAGTCCTCCGTACCGCTCGCCGACCGGCTGAGCGAGGCGGTCGGCGTCCCGTCCAACGGCTCGGCACTGTCACCGGCCCGCCGGGACAAGTACGAGATGACCGAGACACTGCGGCGGGCCGGCGTGCCCTGCGTGCGGCAGTTCAAGACCGACGACCCGGACGCGGCGGTGGCCTGGGCCGAGGACCACGGCAGCTACCCCGTCGTCGTCAAGCCGCTCAGCTCGGCCGCCTCCGACGGCGTCGTCGTCTGTGCCGGCCCCGACGCGGTCCGCGCCGCCGCCCGCAACGTCCTCGACGCCCCGAACATGTTCGGCATCGCCAACACCGAGATCCTCGTGCAGTCCTATCTCAAGGGCACCGAGTACATCGTCGACACCGTCAGCAGTGGCGGCGAGCGCTATGTGTGCGGGGTCTGGGAGTACGAGAAGACGCTGCTGCCGTCCGGCAAGAACATCTACAACCGCGACCTGCTCGCCGACCCGGAAGGCAACCCGGTCGTCGCCGCGCTCACCGCGTACGTCGACGAGGTCCTCGCCGCTCTCGGCGTCGCCTGGGGACCGGCCCACGCCGAGGTCATCGTCACCGACGAGGGCCCGGTCCTGGTCGAGATCGGCACCCGCCTCAACGGCAACATCAGCGCCCCCTTCCACGACGTGTGCCTGGGCCACAACCAGGCGGCGCTCACCGCACAGGCGTACACCCGGCCCGAGGAGTTCCGCGCCGAGTACGGCGGCCGGACGTACGCCAGGCTGCAGCCGGCCTTCGTCTACAACACCCCGACCGGGCTCGACGGTGTCGTGGAGTCCGTCGACGAGACGGCCGTGGCGGAGATCCGCTCCCTGGAGAGCGTCTTCTCCGCGACGGTCAAGCTCGGTCCCGGCTCCCGGATCACGCCCACCGTCGACCTGCTGACCACGCCCCTGCGGGTGTACCTGACGGCCGCCGACGAGACGACGCTCACGGCCGGCTACGAGAAGGTCCGCTCGCTGAAGGACGCCGTCTACCGCGTCGCCTGACACACCGTCAACTTCCTTTTCTTTCCTCTCGTTTCGTTTCTCTCAGGAGGCTCATCGTGCACAGCCGTATCGGTCTGTTCCTGTCCCCCGTCCACGAGACCGGCCAGGACCCGAACCTGGCGATACGCCGGAACCTGGACCTCGTCGAGTACGTCGACGACCTCAACTTCGACGAGGCGTGGTTCGGCGAGCACCACACGCTGGGCTGGGGCCTCGTCGGGGCGCCCGAGACGATGATCGCCGCCGCCTCGCAGCGCACCCGCCAGATCAAGCTGGCCCACGGTGTCGTACCGCTCTCCGGCCACCACCCCTTCCACGTGGCGAGCCGGGCCGTCCACCTCGACCACCTCACCCGCGGTCGGTACATCCTGGGCGTCGGCCCCGGCGTGCCCTTCGACGCGAAGATGTTCGGCCTGGAGCAGCCGGTGCAGCGGCGCCGCCTGGAGGAGGCGCTGCCGACGGTCCTGGAGCTCGTCAACGGCGATGAGCGGATCACCCAGCAGACCGACTGGTACGACCTGCGCGACGCCAAGATCCAGCTGCCGCGCTTCAGCCCGCAGGGCATCGAGGTCGCCGTCGCCACCTCCGGCACCTCGCAGTCCAGCCCGCGCCTGATCGGTCAGTACGGGCTGAGCATGACCTCGTTCGCGCTGCCCTTCGCCCTGCTGACGCCGGGTGCGCCCGCGCACATCAACCTCGCCCACCAGTGGAAGTACGCGCAGGAGTCCGCCGCCGAGCACGGGCAGACCCTGGACCGCGACAAGTGGCGCATCGCCCTGCCGGTGCACGTGGCCGAGACCCGCGAGGAGGCGTACGCGGACGTCCGCGAGGGCTACGACCGCTGGCTGTTCGAGTACTTCGGCAAGGCGGCCGGCCGCGAGGTGCTCAGCCCGGACGTACCCCGGGAGCGGGCACTGGAGGCCCGGGTCGAGGCGGGCGGCGCACTCGTCGGCTCCGTGGACGACGTGGTCGCCGGCATCGAGCGGCTGCACGAGATCACCGGCGGCTTCGGCACCCTGCTCGTCTACGTCGCCGACTGGACGTCGTGGGAGAAGACCAACCGCAGCATGGAACTGCTGGCCCGCTACGTCGCGCCGCGCTTCACCGGCTCCGCCGCCCGGCCGCAGGAGGCCGTGGACTTCGCGATCGCCGCCCGCAACAGCTAGGGCATGCCGCGAAAGTCCCGCCCGCCCGGCGACGCCGTGCGCGCACTTCCCCAGAAGGGGACCCCCCCGCCGCATTGTCGGGCCCGCCCCACGGGCGGACGACGCGACTTTCGCAACACGCCTCGGCCCGCGGGCACCCACGGCTCGCGCAAGCGCTCCCGGAAGCCCGACGCCCCTCACGCCGCGCCACGCCGGGCCGGTTCGCCGGCCCGGCCGGGCGTCCCGTCCGATCGGAAAGAACTCATGCTGGAGCAACGCTCGTTCCGCGACATACTCGGCCGGTTCACCACCGGAGTGGTGCTGATCACCGCCGACACCGCCGACGGTCCCAAGGGCATGGCGGTCAACTCCTTCACCTCCGTCTCCCTGACCCCGCCGCTGGTCGCCCTGTGTGCCGCGGACTCCTCCTCCACCTGGCCGGCCATCCGTGACGCCGGAAACTTCGCCGTGACGATCCTCGGAGACCGGCACGCGGAGCTGTGCCGGCTGTTCAGCACCAAGGGCGCGGACCGGTTCGCCGGCGGCGGCTGGTCGACGACCCGGGCCGGGCACCCCATCCCCACCGACGGACTGGGCTGGCTGGACTGCCGTATCAGCACGGTCCACCGGGCGGGCGACCACGAACTGGTCATCGCCGAGGCCCTGGAGGGCGACCTGACGGACCAGGCGGGGCCGCTGGTGTTCCACGCCGGCCGCTTCACGGCACTGGCGGCCGCCTGACGCACGGCCGCCATGTCCTCGCCCGGCGCGGCCCGGCGGAGTCCGGCCGGGCCGGGCGCGGCCCGGCACCCGGTTCCGGGCACACGGCCCGCCGCACCTCACACAGCCCGTCGCTGCTCGTAGCCGCCCGACGCGGCCCGCCCGTCCACCGGACCGAAGCCACCGCCGCCCTCGGCCCGGCCGGGCCCGGCCCGCCCGGCACCCGCGCCGGTACGCGCGCCTCCGCGTCGACGCCCATGAGAAAGGCAACCCGCGTGTCCCCGACCGACCCCATCACCACCCTTTCCCTTCCGCCGGATGCCAGGGGCGAGGCCGATCTCGCCTTCGTCCGGACCGCCCCGCGTCATCTCGTCGCCCGCAGCGCGGTGGCCGAGGTACTGATCACGGACTGGCGGCAGTTGGGCCCCGACACGTTCCGGCTGGGCGCTCAGTGGCCGCGCGGGCACCACTTCTACGCACCGATCGCCGGCACCTGGTACGACCCGCTGCTCGCCGCGGAGTCGTTGCGCCAGGCGTCCGTCCTGATCGGGCAGACGTACTACGGAGTTCCGGCCGATCAGCACGTCACCATTACCGAACTGGAGTTCGAGGTGATCCCGGGAGCCCTGCTCCTGGGGGCCCGGCCCGCCGAGATGCGCCTGGAGTTCGCGGCCACGGACGTACGGCGTCGGCGGGGCGCCCTCACCGCGCTCACCCTGGAGGCTGACCTGCTGCGCGGCGGCGACTTCGCCGGCGCCGGGCGTCTGACCCTGCAGGTGTCGGACCTTCGCGACCCCGCCGCAGGGGAGGGCGGCGGGTACCCGCCTCTGCCCGACCCCGTCCCGCCCGCGATCGTGGGCCGCCTGGACGAACATGACGTAGTCCTCGGCGTTCCCGGTTCGAGTGCCGGCTCCGGTTCCGGCCGTCGGGGCCCGGGCCTGGCCTGGGACCTGCGGATCGACCCCGGCCACCCGGTGCTCTTCGACCACCCCACGACCGACGTCCCCGGCATGGTTCTCCTGGAGGCCGCCCGCCAGGCCGTCCAGGCGGCCTGCGCCCCCTACCGCGTCCTCCCCGTCGAACTGCGCAGCGCCTTCCACCACCCCGTGGCCCTGGCCACCCCCTGCCACATCTCCGCGACCAGACTCCCCGCACAGGACGCGAGCGAGGATGCCGCACTCCGGGTCACCGCCTGGCAGTCCGACCGCCTGGCCTTCGACAGCCTCGTGGTGGCGAGCCTGTGCGGCTGAGCACTCCGTGAACGAACCCCGGCAACGGTTCAGGGGCCCGATCCACCAAGCGGACCGGGCCCCTGAACAGGTATGCCGCCGGGTCTCCGGCTCATGACCCGTGCGACAGCGCCCTGCTGACGAGGTGTCAGATGTCCCGGAAGATCTCGATCTGCGCCCCCACCGAGTTCAGCCGCTCGGCGAGATCCTCGTAACCCCGGTTGATGACATAGACGTTGCGCAGTACGGACGTGCCGTCCGCCGCCATCATCGCCAGCAGGACGACCACGGCGGGGCGCAGGGCCGGCGGGCACATCATCTCGGCGGCCCGCCAGCGGGTCGGGCCCTCGACCAACACCCGGTGAGGGTCGAGGAGTTGGAGACGCCCGCCCAGCCGGTTCAGGTCCGTCAGGTAGATCGCGCGGTTGTCGTAGACCCAGTCGTGGATGAGGGTCTGGCCCTGCGCGACCGCCGCGATGGCCGCGAAGAACGGGACGTTGTCGATGTTCAGGCCGGGGAACGGCATCGGGTGGATCTTGTCGATCGGCGCCTCCAGCTTGGAGGGGCGCACGGTCAGGTCGACCAGCCGGGTACGGCCGTTGTCGGCGAAGTACTCCGGCGTACGGTCGTGGTCGAGCCCCATCTCCTCCAGGACCGCGAGTTCGATCTCCAGGAACTCGATCGGCACCCGGCGCACGGTCAGTTCCGACTCCGTCACCACGGCCGCGGCGAGCAGGCTCATCGCCTCGACCGGGTCCTCGGAGGGGAAGTAGTCGACGTCCACGTCGATGACCGGCACACCGTGCACCGTCAGGGTCGTGGTGCCGATGCCCTCGACCCGCACACCCAGCGCCTCCAGGAAGAAACACAGGTCCTGGACCATGTAGTTGGAGGAGGCGTTGCGGATGACGGTGACGCCGTCGTGCCGCGCGGCGGCCAGCAGTGCGTTCTCGGTGACCGTGTCGCCGCGCTCGGTCAGCACGATGGGCCGGTCGGGGTGGACCTCCCGGTCGACCTGCGCGTGGTACTGGCCCTCGGTCGCCGCGACCTCCAGACCGAACCGGCGCAGCGCGATCATGTGCGGCTCGATGGTCCGGGTGCCGAGGTCGCAGCCGCCGGCGTAGGGCAGCTTGAAGTGGTCCATGCGGTGCAGCAGCGGGCCGAGGAACATGATGATCGAGCGCGTGCGGACGGCGGCCTCGGCGTCGATCGCGTCCATGTCCAGCGCGGCCGGCGGGACGAGTTCGAGGTCGACGCCGCCGTTGATCCACCGGGTGCGGACACCGATGGAACTCAGCACCTCCAGCAGGCGGTAGACCTCCTCGATGCGGGCGACCCTGCGCAGCACCGTGCGCCCCTTGTTGAGGAGCGAGGCGCAGAGCAGGGCCACGCACGCGTTCTTGCTCGTCTTGACGTCGATCGCGCCGGACAGCCGACGACCGCCGACCACACGCAGATGCATCGGGCCCGCGTAGCCAAGGGAGACGATCTCGCTGTCCAGTGCTTCACCGATACGCGCGATCATCTCAAGGCTGATGTTCTGGTTGCCGCGCTCGATGCGATTGACGGCGCTCTGACTGGTGCTGAGCGCCTCGGCGAGCTGCGACTGTGTCCAGCCCCGGTGCTGCCGGGCGTCACGGATGAGCTTGCCGATGCGTACGAGGTAGTCGTCTGCCATGGGTTGAGGCTATCTCAAATATGAGATGGTGCATTCCGGGGGATCCATTCGAGTGAAGGACCCGGGTGGACCTGTGGGAACGTCAGCGACGCTTGGCGGTACGGGTACGACGCCACCCGAAAGGTCCGGGCAGATCAACCGATGTCGTACGACGCCCCGAGCTGCTGCTGGTGTGCTTCGGCCCGTGGCTGCCGCCACCGGTCGTGATGGACCAGGAACGCCGGTTGATGTTCAGGCGCACTCCGGGAAGGATCCGGAAACTCTTGCGGAACGTGAGCGGCATGGTGGCCTCCGGTCGAGGTCGTACGGATGCTTTCGGCCTCGTTCGAATACCCCGGCACGGCGAACTGATGGGTGCCGGTTCGGCCGTTCTGCCGTACGGGAGTTGGGGGAGGCTCCCGAGGCGGTGAGGGCGTCCCGATGCGGGGTGCCGGGTGGCGACCGCAAGGCGCCCTGCGTCGCCGTCGGGCCCGGTGTCGTCTCAATCGACGGGCCGTTGATGCACGGGCTTGCGGGGCTCACGTGGCGCCACGAGGTTCACGGCGCCGGTAGGGCACCGATCTGCTGCATCACCCCGAGGAGGTCGGGCTGGCCGCGTTCGCCGACGATCCGGCCGTCGGCCAGGTAGTAGAAGTTCATGGCCTGCACCGAGATCTTGTTGCCGCTCGCCGGGACCCCGAAGAATTCACCGTCGTGGGTTCCCCGCATGGTGAACCGCGCGGCCACGGTGTCGCCTTCGGCGACCGTCTCCTCCAGCGTCCACTGGACGTCGGGGAAGGCGCTGCGCATCATCCCGATGACTTCCATGTACCCATCGGGCCCCCGCAGTGGTTCCGGGTGGCTTGGCGCGTGGAACACCGCGTCCGGAGAAAT
This is a stretch of genomic DNA from Streptomyces sp. NBC_00285. It encodes these proteins:
- a CDS encoding ester cyclase, coding for MFARKHRIDVNIDSMLRSRVPAQTSPERHSKMPSQSTESVMNRFVEFINTGNEDLAREVISPDAVFHAPSHPEPLRGPDGYMEVIGMMRSAFPDVQWTLEETVAEGDTVAARFTMRGTHDGEFFGVPASGNKISVQAMNFYYLADGRIVGERGQPDLLGVMQQIGALPAP